One window of the Solanum stenotomum isolate F172 chromosome 11, ASM1918654v1, whole genome shotgun sequence genome contains the following:
- the LOC125845278 gene encoding 22.7 kDa class IV heat shock protein-like isoform X1 codes for MRFVSTLTLLIISIGCIFQVSLLGADGSSLLPLILDQMIGSNPANTFLDPFKVLEQIPFGLENREETTLPLSIARVDWKETAEGHVISIDVPGLKKDDIKIEIEENRVLRVSGERKKEEEKNDEQNHWHCVERSYGKFWRQFRLPENADIDTMKAKLENGVLTISFAKLSADRIKGPKVVSIESKQEGKESSVREEL; via the coding sequence ATGAGGTTTGTCAGCACATTAACATTGCTCATCATTTCAATTGGTTGCATTTTTCAGGTATCATTACTAGGCGCAGATGGCTCATCACTTCTACCATTAATCTTAGACCAAATGATTGGCAGCAATCCTGCTAATACATTTCTTGATCCATTCAAAGTTTTGGAACAAATACCATTCGGATTAGAAAACAGAGAGGAGACTACTCTGCCGCTTTCAATTGCGAGAGTGGACTGGAAAGAGACGGCGGAGGGGCACGTGATAAGCATAGACGTACCAGGATTGAAGAAAGATGATATAAAGATAGAGATTGAAGAAAACAGAGTGTTGAGAGTGAGTGGAGAGcggaagaaagaagaagagaaaaatgatGAGCAGAATCATTGGCATTGTGTTGAAAGGAGCTACGGGAAGTTCTGGAGACAGTTCCGTTTGCCGGAGAATGCTGATATTGATACAATGAAAGCTAAGCTTGAAAATGGGGTGCTTACTATTTCTTTTGCTAAATTGTCTGCTGATAGAATTAAAGGTCCTAAAGTTGTCTCTATTGAGAGCAAACAAGAAGGAAAAGAGTCCTCTGTTAGAGAAGAGCTTTGA
- the LOC125845278 gene encoding 22.7 kDa class IV heat shock protein-like isoform X2, protein MRFVSTLTLLIISIGCIFQVSLLGADGSSLLPLILDQMIGSNPANTFLDPFKVLEQIPFGLENREETTLPLSIARVDWKETAEGHVISIDVPGLKKDDIKIEIEENRVLRVSGERKKEEEKNDEQNHWHCVERSYGKFWRQFRLPENADIDTMKAKLENGVLTISFAKLSADRIKGPKVVSIESKQEGKESSVREEL, encoded by the coding sequence GTTTGTCAGCACATTAACATTGCTCATCATTTCAATTGGTTGCATTTTTCAGGTATCATTACTAGGCGCAGATGGCTCATCACTTCTACCATTAATCTTAGACCAAATGATTGGCAGCAATCCTGCTAATACATTTCTTGATCCATTCAAAGTTTTGGAACAAATACCATTCGGATTAGAAAACAGAGAGGAGACTACTCTGCCGCTTTCAATTGCGAGAGTGGACTGGAAAGAGACGGCGGAGGGGCACGTGATAAGCATAGACGTACCAGGATTGAAGAAAGATGATATAAAGATAGAGATTGAAGAAAACAGAGTGTTGAGAGTGAGTGGAGAGcggaagaaagaagaagagaaaaatgatGAGCAGAATCATTGGCATTGTGTTGAAAGGAGCTACGGGAAGTTCTGGAGACAGTTCCGTTTGCCGGAGAATGCTGATATTGATACAATGAAAGCTAAGCTTGAAAATGGGGTGCTTACTATTTCTTTTGCTAAATTGTCTGCTGATAGAATTAAAGGTCCTAAAGTTGTCTCTATTGAGAGCAAACAAGAAGGAAAAGAGTCCTCTGTTAGAGAAGAGCTTTGA